The Stenotrophomonas sp. ZAC14D1_NAIMI4_1 DNA segment GGAACGCGAAGGCGGGCGCTGCGTGGTGATTGCCGGCGACGTGCGCGATCCACGCTTCTGCAACAAGGCGGTGAAGCAGGTGGCCAAGGCTTTCGGCGGCATCGACATTCTGGTCAACAACGCGGCCTTCCAGCTGCATTGCGAGCGCCTGGAAGACCTGGAAGACGCGCATCTGCAGGAGACGCTGCAGACCAACATCGGCGGCTACATCCAGATGGCGCGGGCGGTACTACCGCATCTGGGCGAGGGCGCCAGCATCATCAACACCGGCTCGGAAACCGGCCTGTTCGGCAGCAAAGCCCTCATCGACTATTCGGCCACCAAGGGCGCCATCCATGCTTTCACCAAGGCGCTGGCCAGCCAGCTGCTGCCGCGTGGCATCCGGGTGAACTGCGTGGCCCCGGGGCCGGTGTGGACACCGCTGAACCCGGCCGACAAGCAGGCCGAGGACGTGGCCGAGTTCGGCAAGGACAGCGACATGGGCCGCCCCGCACAGCCGGAGGAACTGTCACCGGCCTATGTGTTCCTGGCCTCGCCCGCGTGCGCCAGCTATATCAGCGGCGCGATCCTGCCAGTGATGGGCGGGCCGCGGGGTTGAGCCGACGGTAGTGCCGGCCGCTGGCCGGCAGCTATCCTCGGCGCACGCGAACAGAGGATGGGGTGGGCATGGACGGCACCGTTGAATACCTGTGGCTGCCGCCGGGCGCGATACCGCCCGAACGGGCCTGCTCCCCTTACCGCGCCATTGTGGCTGTCGAAGCCACCGTGGAAGCGGACTGGCAGGCGCGGGTGAGCGACTGGCTGGTTCGCAGCGGTTGCCGCTACATGATGGCCTGGGGCACCGAGTGCAGCGGTTGGGATGATGCGGTGGACATGGCATCGCTGGAGGGCGAGGGCGCCGACTTCGTGATGACCACCTGGCATGACCGCGACACCCTGGCGGAGGTGTTCGCGTTCTGCGCCATTGCCCAGCACCCTACGCTGGCGCTGCCGCACACACTGGTGTTGCATGTGGCCGGGGTGGCCGACCGGGCGCGCGTGCTTGCAGGTGTTCAGGGCGCTGTTGCAGCAGGCGAATAAAGATCGGCGATGCGCGGAATGAAACGCTGCGGGTTGGCGCCGACCAGGTTGGTCAGCACCACCACCGCCACGCCGCGGTCGGGGTAGACGATGAAGGCCGAGCGAGCACCACCGATGCCGGCGACCTGACGATCCGGCGCGGCCTGCAGCACCGGCCAGCCGGCGGCCCACGGGCCAGCCCGGCCATCGGCGAGGGGCTCGGCGGTCCACATGCGTGTGCGCGCGGGATCGCCCAGCAGGCGGCCACTGGCCAGCGCGGCCAGCCAGCGTGCAGTGTCATCGGCGGTGGTGAGGATGCCGCCGCCCGCCCACAGGCTGGGCGGCATGTCGTAGAACCAGTGCGAAAGGCGTGGCGGCGTGTCGGCCGCTTCCGTTGCGCGCGGCGCCAGGCTGTACATCGTTGCTGCATCGGGCACCAGGTCGTAGCTGTCACCGAAGGTGGTGCGGTCCATGCCGACCGTGCCGAACTGGCTGCTGGCGAGGAAGCGCTCGTAGGGCATGCCCGATTGCCGCGCGATGATCCGCGCCAGCAGCAGGTAGTTGGTCTGGTTGTAGGCGAAGCGCTGGCCGGGTGCGGCATCCATCGGCCGTGCGGTCACGGCCTGCCACGCCTGCGCCTCGGTACCACCGCCCAGTAGCCCGCGCTCATCGAGGATGTCCGGCAGGCCCGAGGTGTGCGCCAGCAGCTGGCGCACGCGCACGCTCTGCCAGGCCGGCGGCAGCGCATCGAGATAGCGCGCCAGCGGCGCATCCAGATCCAGCCTGCCCTGCTGCGCCAGCTGCGCGGCCGCCACGCCGGTGAAGGCCTTGGTGGCCGAGTTCAGCGGGAAGCGCGTGCTGCGCGTCGCTGCGACGCCGTTCTCGACGTTGGCCAGGCCGAAGGCTTCGGACAGCACCACCTGGCCGTCCTTGACCACCGCCACCTGCAGGCCGGGGATGCGAGCGTCCTGCATGGTCTGGCGGATCAGGCGGCGTGCCTGTTCGTTGGCGGCATCAGGGCCGGGCGAAGCGGCTGCCACTGGCAGGGCGGCGAGGAGCAGGAGCAGGACGGGCAGCGTTGGGCGGAACATGGGGATTCCAGACGGGTTGTCGGAAATCGGATGCG contains these protein-coding regions:
- a CDS encoding SDR family oxidoreductase → MATTKKTPARRKASPKVRKGSTRAKTVAETDRPRVVKTATRKAASSDPRAARVASRQRRLQDQEKAKDARATKKATKKTATQAGARRQPETMPTQHLAKPGHEHALELAPRFLAPDYVGSGKLQGMRAIITGGDSGIGRAVAVLFAREGADVAVLHLDEAEDADITRQHVEREGGRCVVIAGDVRDPRFCNKAVKQVAKAFGGIDILVNNAAFQLHCERLEDLEDAHLQETLQTNIGGYIQMARAVLPHLGEGASIINTGSETGLFGSKALIDYSATKGAIHAFTKALASQLLPRGIRVNCVAPGPVWTPLNPADKQAEDVAEFGKDSDMGRPAQPEELSPAYVFLASPACASYISGAILPVMGGPRG
- a CDS encoding serine hydrolase domain-containing protein yields the protein MLLAALPVAAASPGPDAANEQARRLIRQTMQDARIPGLQVAVVKDGQVVLSEAFGLANVENGVAATRSTRFPLNSATKAFTGVAAAQLAQQGRLDLDAPLARYLDALPPAWQSVRVRQLLAHTSGLPDILDERGLLGGGTEAQAWQAVTARPMDAAPGQRFAYNQTNYLLLARIIARQSGMPYERFLASSQFGTVGMDRTTFGDSYDLVPDAATMYSLAPRATEAADTPPRLSHWFYDMPPSLWAGGGILTTADDTARWLAALASGRLLGDPARTRMWTAEPLADGRAGPWAAGWPVLQAAPDRQVAGIGGARSAFIVYPDRGVAVVVLTNLVGANPQRFIPRIADLYSPAATAP